A genomic region of Caldicellulosiruptor acetigenus contains the following coding sequences:
- a CDS encoding IS1634 family transposase — MFVKITNAGGYQYVRLVENYRENGKVKQRVLFNFGRLDILKDDPAFKNIVKKLSDIVAETTTENTKAVTIESEEDISDAVAKNWGYIVYRKLWEELEIDKFLKGKAAKERKIKFDVNKVSFLMTIQRLIEPMSKLRTYHQRSKYFGFEEDIDLNQLYRCLDFLDSVKEDLETYLYQRNKDLFKMVVDVVFYDVTTIYFESCRADELKNFGFSKDNKVNEVQVVLGLLVDKEGRPIGYELFPGNTIDSKTMVKILRKLKEKFSIDKIIIVADKGLNSRINLKMIKEAGYDYIVASRLKNASKEILDEVFNEEGYKRLDGKRCLNAEEIYGDEFKYKVLERTNIVKDEEGKEFKIEENLIITYSSKRAKKDKEDRERLVRKAKELLENKGSITALEKKGARKYLKKKSKSEEYVLDEEAIKRDEKFDGYYAIQTSKKDMDVEEVLGAYHDLWKIEQSFRVMKSCLEVRPIYHFTESRIKGHFVICFLAFLLQRTLEYILRRKGKGISSERIMEAIYSMNFFEIEIKGKKYLIKQRIEGGAGDILNVMKIKGPKNFMTYEEGLEFIGISK; from the coding sequence ATGTTTGTCAAAATTACTAATGCTGGCGGTTATCAGTATGTTAGGTTAGTCGAAAATTACCGTGAAAATGGTAAAGTAAAGCAAAGAGTACTATTTAACTTTGGTAGACTTGATATTCTCAAAGATGACCCCGCTTTTAAAAACATTGTAAAAAAACTATCTGATATTGTCGCTGAAACAACTACTGAGAATACAAAAGCTGTTACTATTGAATCTGAAGAAGATATTTCGGATGCAGTTGCAAAAAATTGGGGATACATTGTATACAGAAAGTTATGGGAGGAGCTTGAAATTGATAAGTTTTTAAAAGGGAAAGCAGCAAAAGAGAGAAAGATAAAATTTGATGTAAACAAAGTAAGTTTTTTAATGACCATACAGAGATTGATAGAGCCAATGAGCAAACTAAGAACTTATCATCAGAGAAGCAAATATTTTGGATTTGAAGAGGATATAGATTTGAATCAATTGTACAGGTGTTTAGATTTTCTTGACAGTGTAAAAGAAGATTTAGAGACATACCTGTATCAGAGAAATAAAGACTTATTTAAGATGGTAGTTGATGTAGTGTTTTATGATGTGACGACAATATACTTTGAGAGTTGTAGAGCGGATGAACTTAAAAATTTTGGGTTTAGCAAAGACAACAAGGTAAATGAAGTGCAAGTTGTATTAGGGCTTTTGGTGGACAAAGAAGGCAGACCGATAGGGTATGAACTTTTTCCTGGTAATACGATAGATAGCAAGACGATGGTAAAGATACTGAGGAAGCTGAAGGAAAAATTTAGTATAGATAAGATAATAATAGTAGCAGACAAAGGGCTTAACAGCAGAATAAATTTAAAGATGATAAAAGAAGCTGGGTACGACTATATAGTAGCAAGCAGATTAAAGAATGCAAGTAAAGAAATTTTAGATGAAGTTTTTAATGAAGAAGGATATAAAAGACTTGATGGCAAAAGATGTTTGAATGCTGAAGAAATTTATGGTGATGAATTCAAATATAAGGTATTGGAAAGAACAAATATTGTCAAGGATGAAGAGGGTAAAGAGTTCAAAATAGAAGAGAATTTGATAATAACGTATTCAAGCAAGAGAGCCAAGAAAGACAAAGAAGACAGAGAGAGATTGGTAAGAAAAGCCAAAGAGCTTTTAGAGAACAAAGGAAGCATAACAGCCTTAGAGAAGAAAGGTGCAAGGAAATATTTGAAGAAGAAATCAAAATCAGAAGAATATGTGCTGGATGAGGAAGCGATAAAACGAGATGAGAAATTTGACGGATATTATGCAATTCAAACGAGCAAAAAGGATATGGATGTAGAAGAGGTTTTAGGAGCATATCACGATTTATGGAAGATAGAGCAGTCATTCAGAGTAATGAAAAGCTGTTTAGAAGTGCGACCGATATATCACTTTACAGAAAGCAGAATAAAAGGACATTTTGTGATATGTTTTTTGGCATTTTTACTGCAAAGGACATTGGAATATATTTTGAGGAGAAAAGGTAAAGGAATAAGTAGTGAAAGGATAATGGAAGCAATATATTCAATGAACTTTTTTGAAATAGAGATAAAAGGGAAGAAATATTTGATAAAGCAAAGAATTGAGGGAGGAGCTGGAGATATACTGAATGTAATGAAGATAAAGGGTCCAAAAAACTTCATGACATATGAGGAAGGCTTAGAATTTATTGGTATTAGCAAATGA
- a CDS encoding carbohydrate binding domain-containing protein — MLAQKHLLTDKVKKNYTFDFVMDATRSDIRLVIGLGTMSPGGTNPQTQAHTVTIDNVAIAEVSENCGYFEREVAEVLTGEVPSEPQQFVGDKLLPDGSFDTPDTINNWHWWSSADNNVSMSIENGELKLSVSSIGAVPWDPQLYREGIPLVNGKNYKISFKARATYPRKINVAIGKPLKSDPWFIEYMPKKTIDITSEMAQYEIYFAMNNPTDLGAKLAIEIGNVAGYSQVPFDIYFDDIQIEVVDSIPQETAPPAQHTQKVGDQIIPDGSFDTGLGEWVYWSGDQYSGVSDIQVTVENGKLKVHLNSVGKEPYSAQVARKNLTLENGLIYELKFKMSASQNTKIQVNIGKELTAAPWFIAYAPTTVFDIGTQEQEYTLTFKVTQPTDVTKVVFEFGPINQVVPPLPLDIYLDDVTLTVVSDQ; from the coding sequence TTGTTAGCTCAAAAACACCTCTTAACTGACAAAGTCAAGAAAAACTATACATTTGACTTTGTAATGGATGCAACAAGAAGCGATATAAGACTTGTAATTGGACTTGGAACAATGTCACCTGGCGGTACAAATCCGCAAACTCAAGCTCATACAGTCACAATTGACAACGTTGCAATAGCCGAAGTTTCAGAAAACTGCGGATATTTTGAAAGAGAAGTAGCAGAGGTATTGACGGGTGAAGTTCCATCAGAACCACAACAGTTTGTTGGGGATAAGCTTTTACCTGATGGAAGCTTTGACACTCCAGATACGATAAACAACTGGCACTGGTGGTCAAGTGCGGATAACAATGTTTCGATGTCCATTGAAAATGGGGAGCTAAAACTTAGTGTAAGTTCAATAGGAGCAGTTCCATGGGATCCACAGCTTTACAGGGAAGGAATACCTCTTGTAAATGGTAAGAACTATAAGATTTCGTTCAAGGCAAGGGCAACTTATCCGCGCAAGATAAATGTTGCAATAGGAAAACCGCTAAAATCTGACCCATGGTTCATAGAATACATGCCCAAAAAGACAATAGATATTACAAGTGAGATGGCACAGTATGAAATCTACTTTGCCATGAATAATCCTACAGACCTTGGAGCAAAACTTGCGATAGAAATTGGGAACGTAGCAGGGTATTCACAGGTGCCGTTTGACATCTACTTTGATGATATCCAGATCGAAGTTGTAGATTCGATCCCGCAAGAAACTGCGCCGCCTGCACAGCATACGCAAAAAGTGGGAGACCAGATCATTCCAGATGGCTCATTTGACACAGGACTGGGTGAGTGGGTATACTGGAGCGGCGACCAGTATTCAGGTGTATCAGATATACAGGTGACAGTGGAAAATGGTAAGTTGAAGGTTCATTTAAATTCTGTTGGAAAGGAGCCGTACAGTGCTCAGGTTGCAAGAAAGAACCTCACACTTGAAAACGGACTTATCTATGAGCTTAAGTTCAAAATGAGCGCATCACAAAACACAAAAATTCAGGTAAACATAGGGAAAGAACTAACAGCTGCCCCATGGTTTATAGCCTATGCTCCAACAACTGTATTTGATATCGGGACTCAAGAGCAAGAGTATACTCTCACATTTAAAGTTACACAGCCAACAGATGTGACAAAGGTTGTATTTGAGTTTGGGCCGATAAACCAGGTTGTACCTCCTCTTCCACTTGACATATATCTTGATGATGTGACATTGACTGTTGTAAGTGACCAGTAA
- a CDS encoding sensor histidine kinase yields MIKKLLGKWNDIKLKNKLLIAFVILMLLPMSLMFLLSYTSLKNSTLEKFTLYNQVLFENATEEVQNFLDELNSIKYDFIMDDNLMSDIGKTFARYTDHQDSFLYTNILTKMSQFISTKEIIQSVQIINKSKEVYFFSKLQGDVPYESDKQIKEGFFNRIVKQEGKYVNGGYDKSRDVYVVGCELFSRDKIQPVAEMIVSFSLNFLKDIIEKYHLTEGGFYVVDKSSNQVIFKTTDRFEDIIKTLSLEDETKLAPKFIFFEETIPDLNWKLIYIISESTLLNNFSYTKRLLIFSFSFLAIFAVLFLIFISENITSPITRLIYQMRNLEQSKLQNSIKFARKDEIGDLLNSFYQMLKRIDELVIKVYEEEIARKNAEINLLYMQLNPHFLYNTLDTINALAELGRCEDVSLVSISLAKFLRESLNFSTSTIPLFQEIQHTEHYLTIMKIRFSGKLSYKITTEDDSVFDAEVPRHLLLPLVENSIVHGFKNKKDGAKILIRSKKAEDKLKIEVVDNGCGIEWQKITQIKENINNGSIGISNIIKRLKILYDNQFHFEISSKAGFWTKVVIEIPWKEKEQAGR; encoded by the coding sequence ATGATTAAAAAGCTTTTGGGAAAGTGGAACGACATAAAGCTTAAAAACAAGCTTTTAATAGCTTTTGTGATTTTAATGCTTCTTCCCATGTCTTTAATGTTTCTTCTATCATATACTTCTCTGAAAAACTCCACATTGGAAAAATTTACTCTTTACAATCAGGTCCTCTTTGAAAATGCTACTGAAGAGGTTCAAAATTTCCTTGATGAGCTAAACAGCATAAAATACGACTTTATCATGGACGATAACCTAATGTCAGATATTGGAAAGACTTTTGCAAGGTACACTGATCACCAGGACTCTTTTCTGTACACCAACATCCTGACAAAAATGAGCCAGTTTATTTCAACAAAAGAAATTATTCAGTCAGTTCAAATTATAAACAAGAGCAAAGAAGTATATTTCTTCTCAAAACTCCAGGGTGATGTGCCCTATGAAAGTGATAAGCAAATCAAAGAAGGTTTTTTCAATAGAATAGTAAAACAAGAAGGAAAGTATGTAAATGGTGGTTATGACAAGAGTCGAGATGTGTATGTAGTTGGCTGTGAGCTTTTCTCAAGAGATAAAATCCAGCCGGTTGCTGAGATGATTGTAAGTTTCAGTTTAAATTTTTTGAAAGACATAATCGAAAAGTATCATCTTACAGAGGGTGGATTTTATGTTGTGGATAAAAGTTCTAATCAGGTTATATTCAAAACAACAGACAGGTTTGAAGATATCATTAAAACACTTTCTTTAGAAGATGAGACAAAGCTTGCCCCAAAGTTCATTTTCTTTGAAGAAACTATCCCAGATCTTAATTGGAAACTAATTTACATAATTTCAGAAAGTACACTTCTGAATAACTTTTCATACACAAAACGGCTTTTGATATTCAGTTTTAGTTTTCTTGCCATTTTTGCAGTGTTGTTTCTAATTTTTATTTCCGAAAACATTACATCGCCCATAACAAGGCTAATTTACCAGATGAGAAATTTAGAGCAGTCAAAGCTGCAAAATAGCATCAAGTTTGCCCGCAAAGACGAAATTGGAGATTTGCTAAACTCATTTTATCAGATGCTAAAAAGAATAGATGAACTTGTCATAAAAGTGTATGAAGAAGAGATTGCAAGGAAAAATGCAGAGATAAATCTCTTGTACATGCAGTTAAATCCTCACTTTTTGTACAACACCTTGGACACCATAAATGCCTTGGCTGAGCTTGGACGGTGTGAAGATGTGTCTTTGGTTTCAATTTCGCTTGCAAAGTTTTTGAGGGAAAGCTTAAATTTTAGCACCTCAACAATCCCGCTTTTCCAGGAAATCCAGCATACAGAACATTATCTTACAATCATGAAGATAAGATTTTCTGGGAAGCTCAGCTACAAGATAACTACTGAGGATGACAGTGTTTTTGATGCCGAAGTTCCACGGCATTTGCTGCTTCCACTTGTAGAAAATTCAATTGTCCACGGTTTTAAGAATAAAAAAGATGGTGCAAAGATTCTCATAAGATCAAAAAAAGCAGAAGATAAGCTGAAAATAGAGGTTGTTGACAATGGATGTGGAATTGAATGGCAAAAAATAACCCAGATTAAGGAAAATATAAACAATGGCAGCATTGGTATTTCCAATATCATAAAAAGGCTTAAGATTCTGTACGACAACCAGTTTCATTTTGAGATATCAAGTAAAGCTGGTTTTTGGACAAAAGTTGTCATAGAAATTCCATGGAAAGAAAAAGAACAAGCTGGGAGGTGA
- a CDS encoding response regulator transcription factor encodes MCTLLIVEDEEILLERLMKTIDWKIAGVDKVIGKTSSEDALSVVLTENVDVVLTDIRMPIIDGLDLAEFIKNEKKRPYVILMSGYKEFEYAHRAIKLGVMDYILKPFSKEEVLEAVKRAVEKLNAESIQQDISSYCGSEDIVDTVLKFIAANCSRQISLNDVAEYVHLHPVYLSRLLKNKTGKTFKEILTEARLKKAERLLKNSSLKHYEIAEAVGFSDAQYFSQVFKKVYGMTPIEWKKKALAQESKLKI; translated from the coding sequence ATGTGCACTCTTTTGATTGTTGAAGATGAGGAGATTTTGCTTGAAAGGCTTATGAAGACAATAGATTGGAAGATCGCCGGAGTTGATAAAGTCATAGGCAAAACAAGTAGCGAGGATGCGCTAAGCGTTGTGCTTACAGAAAATGTGGATGTAGTTCTGACAGATATCAGAATGCCAATTATTGATGGACTTGACTTGGCAGAGTTTATAAAAAATGAAAAGAAAAGACCTTATGTAATACTTATGAGCGGCTACAAGGAATTCGAATATGCTCACAGGGCAATTAAACTTGGTGTGATGGATTACATCTTAAAGCCGTTTTCAAAAGAAGAGGTTCTTGAGGCAGTCAAAAGAGCTGTTGAAAAATTAAACGCAGAAAGCATCCAGCAGGACATTTCAAGTTATTGTGGGAGTGAAGATATCGTCGATACTGTGCTTAAATTTATTGCGGCAAATTGTTCAAGACAAATAAGCCTAAATGATGTAGCAGAATATGTCCATCTTCATCCGGTATATCTTAGCAGGCTTTTGAAAAACAAAACTGGAAAGACATTCAAAGAAATACTCACAGAAGCAAGACTTAAAAAAGCCGAAAGGCTTTTAAAAAATAGCAGTTTGAAACATTACGAAATAGCCGAGGCAGTTGGCTTTTCTGATGCCCAGTATTTCAGTCAGGTATTCAAAAAGGTATATGGGATGACACCCATTGAGTGGAAGAAAAAAGCCTTGGCGCAAGAGTCAAAGTTAAAAATTTAA
- a CDS encoding extracellular solute-binding protein translates to MKKSLRFIALAVLVIFAFSFVLLTQVGEKKVQGATNELTFWSWVSDSDTIKQVYEQAIKEFNSNNKYGVKIKAVYTPGEQYKTKLQTAMAANNPPDILNMWAAGKMKPYVDANRLYPISDIMNKDKQWKDRYVDGVFDLTTFNGKIYGIPQIRVATVIYYNKEIFKKYNLTPPKKWSELVNVIKVLTRNGIIPFALDARDPWILAMYAEYIANRIDPDAYRKVQKDPNAWTDKAFIETGKKIQELVKLGAFPKGATSLDYVAARNLFDQGKAAMYVMGIWDVGYLSTQSPVKNKVGAFKWPEIEGGKGNINNFLAGIEQVIAVSSNCKNKQAAAAWLKLLSEQRYAKDLLAEKAGYFPSVKVNPDPKKVTGLYLEVLNMLKDQNTKDSFTYYDVMFGPIIGDGFNNTIQSIYLGKDPVEAFKKLADIAKKEMKK, encoded by the coding sequence GTGAAAAAGTCATTAAGGTTCATAGCTTTGGCTGTTTTGGTGATTTTTGCTTTTTCGTTTGTCTTACTTACTCAGGTGGGTGAAAAGAAAGTACAAGGTGCGACAAATGAACTTACGTTCTGGAGCTGGGTGTCTGACTCTGACACAATAAAACAGGTGTACGAGCAGGCTATCAAAGAGTTTAATTCCAACAACAAGTATGGTGTTAAAATCAAGGCTGTTTACACTCCAGGTGAGCAGTACAAGACAAAACTTCAAACAGCCATGGCAGCAAACAATCCGCCCGACATTTTAAACATGTGGGCAGCTGGAAAGATGAAACCTTATGTTGATGCAAACAGATTGTATCCAATCAGCGATATTATGAACAAGGATAAGCAATGGAAAGATAGATATGTAGACGGTGTTTTTGATCTTACAACATTTAACGGGAAAATTTATGGTATCCCGCAGATTAGAGTTGCAACAGTAATATATTACAACAAAGAAATATTCAAAAAATACAATCTGACACCGCCAAAGAAATGGTCAGAACTTGTAAATGTAATAAAGGTTTTAACAAGAAACGGTATAATTCCATTCGCTCTTGATGCAAGAGATCCGTGGATCTTGGCAATGTATGCAGAGTATATTGCAAACAGAATAGACCCTGATGCTTATAGAAAGGTTCAAAAAGATCCAAACGCATGGACAGACAAAGCGTTCATTGAGACAGGCAAGAAGATACAGGAACTGGTCAAACTTGGTGCTTTCCCGAAAGGTGCAACAAGCTTGGACTATGTTGCAGCAAGAAATCTTTTTGATCAAGGAAAAGCTGCAATGTATGTAATGGGAATCTGGGATGTAGGTTATCTTTCAACACAATCACCTGTCAAAAACAAAGTTGGTGCTTTCAAATGGCCAGAAATTGAAGGTGGGAAAGGGAATATTAATAATTTCCTGGCAGGAATAGAACAGGTAATTGCGGTAAGTTCAAATTGCAAAAATAAACAAGCTGCAGCAGCATGGCTCAAGCTCTTATCAGAACAGAGGTATGCAAAAGACCTTCTGGCTGAAAAAGCAGGGTATTTCCCATCTGTAAAAGTAAATCCTGATCCAAAGAAGGTTACAGGTCTTTATCTTGAGGTTCTTAATATGTTAAAAGATCAGAACACAAAAGATTCATTTACTTATTATGATGTCATGTTTGGACCGATAATTGGCGATGGATTTAACAATACAATACAGTCCATTTATCTTGGAAAAGACCCTGTTGAAGCATTCAAAAAGCTTGCAGACATTGCTAAAAAAGAAATGAAAAAATAA
- a CDS encoding carbohydrate ABC transporter permease yields MKHLEKAFGNKLAIALFIAPALILFTVVVPLPILHSFYMSFFKWDMLSEMTYTGFENYKELFSDEIFISSIFHTIEITILSLILQVSLGLFLALCIVNITRGRKYYQNAFFIPNVLSSAVIGILWFFVYNYDFGLINSILKTVGLQSLQQEWLSQKYVIFALSITTCWQWVGYHMILYVAAISGIPQDIIEAAIVDGAQGFKMVSKIIIPQILPVLRVSIVLIITGSLKYFDMAWIMTEGGPDFASETIATYIYRTAFNKLQYGLGSAASTFLFAVSILITIVINKFAAKREIAY; encoded by the coding sequence GTGAAACACTTGGAAAAGGCATTTGGGAATAAATTGGCAATTGCTTTATTCATTGCACCTGCGCTAATACTTTTTACTGTGGTTGTACCCCTTCCTATCTTACATTCTTTTTATATGAGCTTTTTTAAATGGGATATGCTATCGGAGATGACATATACAGGGTTTGAAAATTACAAGGAGCTCTTTTCTGATGAGATATTTATATCATCAATTTTTCACACAATTGAAATAACCATACTTTCTTTAATTTTGCAGGTGAGCTTGGGTCTTTTTTTGGCTTTATGTATAGTCAATATAACAAGAGGAAGGAAGTATTATCAAAACGCATTTTTTATACCTAACGTTCTGTCAAGTGCGGTAATAGGTATTCTGTGGTTTTTTGTATATAACTATGACTTTGGACTTATAAACTCCATTTTAAAAACTGTTGGTCTTCAGTCTTTGCAGCAAGAGTGGCTTTCACAAAAATATGTTATCTTTGCACTGTCCATCACCACATGCTGGCAGTGGGTAGGATATCATATGATTTTATATGTTGCTGCTATTTCAGGGATACCACAGGATATCATTGAAGCAGCCATTGTTGACGGTGCCCAGGGTTTTAAAATGGTTTCAAAAATAATAATTCCTCAGATTTTGCCCGTTTTGAGGGTTTCAATAGTCTTGATAATAACAGGGTCGCTGAAATACTTTGACATGGCATGGATAATGACTGAAGGTGGTCCAGATTTTGCTTCAGAGACAATTGCCACATACATATACAGAACTGCCTTCAATAAACTTCAGTATGGTCTTGGAAGTGCAGCGTCAACCTTTTTGTTTGCTGTGAGCATTTTGATTACTATTGTCATAAACAAATTCGCAGCTAAAAGGGAAATCGCATATTAG
- a CDS encoding carbohydrate ABC transporter permease: MFAKYIKISSAAKIVIFAFLTFYSILTLFPLIWLVYNSLKTNNDFLANPFGLPQISKLQLKNYYDAWVTMGIQRFTINSLIISSVSVVLSILISSMAAYAIERMIWRSSQKVLNYFLAGIMVPIQIILIPLFINFKKLNLLDSRIGLLIPTVAFALPTSIYILTGFYKTIPRELEEAALIDGCSVYKIFYKIILPLTMPAFVTIAVFNFLGAWNDLLIPLVLIQTPELMTLPVGLLNFRGMYGAELTKMFAAVVISAIPSIIIYFVLQDKLLKGMIAGAVKG, translated from the coding sequence GTGTTTGCAAAGTACATTAAAATTTCTTCTGCGGCAAAAATAGTCATATTTGCATTTTTGACTTTTTATTCTATCCTTACATTGTTTCCTTTAATATGGCTTGTGTACAACTCACTGAAGACAAACAATGACTTTTTGGCAAATCCTTTTGGTTTGCCGCAAATAAGCAAACTTCAACTTAAGAATTATTATGATGCGTGGGTAACCATGGGAATACAGCGCTTTACAATAAACAGCCTTATAATTTCTTCTGTGAGCGTTGTTTTGTCCATTCTCATAAGCTCAATGGCAGCATATGCAATTGAGAGGATGATATGGCGCTCGAGCCAAAAAGTTTTGAATTACTTTTTAGCAGGCATCATGGTTCCAATACAGATAATATTGATTCCACTTTTTATAAACTTTAAAAAGCTAAACCTTTTGGACTCACGCATAGGACTTTTGATTCCAACAGTTGCATTTGCCCTGCCAACATCCATATACATTCTAACAGGATTTTACAAAACCATCCCGCGAGAGTTAGAAGAAGCAGCTTTGATTGACGGCTGCTCTGTGTACAAGATATTTTACAAGATCATTCTTCCGTTGACGATGCCGGCTTTTGTAACAATTGCAGTTTTCAATTTCCTTGGCGCATGGAACGACCTTTTGATACCCTTGGTTCTGATACAGACACCAGAACTTATGACACTGCCTGTTGGTCTTTTGAACTTCAGGGGAATGTACGGTGCAGAGCTTACCAAAATGTTTGCTGCAGTTGTGATATCAGCAATACCAAGCATAATAATTTACTTTGTTTTGCAAGACAAGCTTCTAAAAGGTATGATTGCTGGGGCTGTGAAGGGGTAA
- a CDS encoding ABC transporter substrate-binding protein: MSRLFHLKNWRIVSIVTALIFLAGIVLGVALISSKPAKAVASQTVSIRVGIWPLDNDEAGKKAWQKYEQNFKKKYPNIKLIPDPYSYSPETFLPKAESGDLPNIFYTWFTEPRKIIPAGYAADITTYAKKYGYDKAINPDVLKLLTYNGKIYGIPRDGYALGLYLNMNLFKKAGLVDKNGLPKYPKTWDELAKTAQIIKQKTGKAGFFMPSKDNVGGWHFTAIAWSFGAEFEKKVGNKWVQGLDSPGAVAALQFIKDLKWKYNVLLPNTLLSWGDWIKYYGTDQVGMVLAAPDVINLPVQDYKMSKDAIAIVPIPKGPKGQYTLMGGTAIMFSSNSTPAQIDACFKLLEVIGMSPKVDKETLNAIEISLKEKAAQGLPVGPRALPVWVNKERVQAEDAIYKKYTNVNMAFFKPYYDEAFKHLKPEEPYYTQDLYRILDGCIQQVLTNKNADPKKILQAAGKEFQTKFLDKVKE; encoded by the coding sequence ATGAGCAGGTTGTTTCATCTGAAGAATTGGCGAATTGTGAGTATTGTGACAGCATTGATTTTCTTGGCTGGAATTGTTTTGGGAGTTGCCTTGATTTCTTCAAAGCCGGCAAAAGCAGTTGCATCTCAGACAGTTTCTATCAGAGTTGGTATTTGGCCACTTGACAACGATGAAGCAGGCAAAAAAGCATGGCAAAAGTATGAGCAAAACTTTAAAAAGAAATATCCCAACATCAAATTGATTCCTGATCCATATTCATATTCACCAGAAACATTTCTTCCAAAAGCAGAAAGTGGAGATTTACCAAACATATTCTACACATGGTTTACAGAACCAAGGAAGATAATACCAGCAGGATATGCAGCAGACATTACAACATATGCAAAAAAATATGGGTATGACAAGGCCATCAACCCAGACGTTTTAAAGCTTTTGACTTATAACGGGAAAATCTATGGCATTCCTCGCGATGGTTATGCACTTGGGCTTTACCTCAATATGAACCTCTTCAAAAAGGCAGGTTTAGTTGACAAGAATGGTTTGCCAAAATATCCGAAAACATGGGATGAACTTGCAAAGACAGCTCAAATTATAAAGCAAAAGACAGGAAAAGCAGGCTTTTTCATGCCAAGCAAGGACAATGTAGGTGGCTGGCACTTCACAGCTATTGCATGGTCATTTGGCGCAGAATTTGAAAAGAAAGTGGGTAACAAATGGGTACAAGGGCTTGACAGCCCAGGTGCAGTTGCAGCATTGCAGTTCATCAAAGATTTGAAATGGAAATACAATGTACTTTTGCCGAACACACTGCTCAGCTGGGGCGATTGGATCAAGTATTATGGTACAGACCAGGTTGGAATGGTTCTGGCAGCACCAGACGTTATTAATCTTCCTGTTCAGGACTACAAGATGAGTAAGGACGCAATTGCAATTGTTCCAATTCCAAAGGGACCAAAAGGACAGTACACATTAATGGGCGGAACAGCAATAATGTTCTCATCAAATAGCACACCTGCACAGATTGATGCATGCTTTAAGCTTCTGGAAGTTATAGGTATGTCACCAAAGGTTGACAAGGAAACACTCAATGCTATTGAGATAAGCCTCAAGGAAAAAGCAGCTCAGGGCTTACCAGTTGGGCCAAGAGCACTTCCTGTTTGGGTCAACAAAGAAAGAGTTCAGGCAGAAGATGCTATCTACAAGAAATATACAAATGTCAACATGGCATTCTTCAAACCATACTATGATGAAGCATTCAAACACTTGAAACCAGAAGAGCCTTACTACACTCAAGATCTTTACAGAATATTAGATGGATGCATCCAGCAAGTTTTGACAAACAAGAATGCCGATCCTAAGAAGATACTGCAAGCAGCAGGAAAAGAGTTCCAAACAAAGTTCTTGGATAAGGTTAAAGAATAA
- a CDS encoding carbohydrate ABC transporter permease → MNKKMSGKLSNRLSENISGWLILLPSIVLFTFYIWEPMIYSLILSLNETKGFRMERFVGLQNYIDVLKDSVFHQALINTFFYVIWSLIIGFLVPIIVALIVNEMVYLNSFFRFSIYFPNMVPGVAALVLWGFLFDPSEGGLLNAIRIKLGLQPSDWLQNPKLTIPLLIFIMTWKSAGSTALIYIARLQGINQELYEAACIDGAGIFRRIIHITLPELYSTARMLLIMQIIFVFQVLYEPLVLTGGGPNNASLSLMLLSYNYAFVDFVAGKSATVSVLVTLILMCLTFIYMKATKENNNV, encoded by the coding sequence GTGAATAAAAAAATGAGCGGGAAACTATCCAACAGATTATCTGAGAATATCTCTGGGTGGTTAATTCTGCTGCCAAGCATAGTTCTTTTTACCTTTTACATTTGGGAGCCAATGATTTATAGCTTGATACTTTCTTTAAACGAGACAAAAGGTTTCAGAATGGAAAGGTTTGTAGGATTGCAAAACTATATAGACGTTCTAAAAGATAGTGTTTTTCATCAAGCGCTGATAAATACATTCTTTTATGTTATCTGGTCACTCATCATAGGCTTTTTAGTTCCCATTATAGTCGCACTGATAGTTAATGAAATGGTATACCTAAATTCATTTTTCAGGTTTTCCATATACTTTCCCAATATGGTTCCTGGTGTTGCCGCGCTTGTTCTGTGGGGATTTTTGTTTGACCCAAGCGAAGGCGGGCTTTTGAATGCTATCAGGATAAAGCTTGGTCTTCAGCCTTCTGACTGGCTGCAAAATCCCAAACTTACAATTCCTCTTTTAATATTCATCATGACGTGGAAATCGGCAGGTTCAACAGCACTAATTTACATTGCAAGGCTTCAGGGGATAAACCAGGAGCTGTATGAGGCTGCTTGCATTGATGGGGCAGGGATTTTTAGAAGAATTATTCACATTACACTGCCAGAGCTTTATTCCACAGCAAGAATGCTTTTAATAATGCAGATAATATTTGTCTTCCAGGTATTGTACGAACCACTTGTTTTAACCGGTGGTGGACCAAACAACGCATCGCTGTCGTTGATGCTTTTGAGCTACAACTATGCTTTTGTTGATTTTGTTGCTGGAAAGTCTGCAACTGTAAGTGTACTGGTTACTTTGATTCTAATGTGTCTTACCTTCATATATATGAAAGCTACAAAAGAAAATAATAATGTTTAA